The genomic segment GAGGAAGTCACCGAGGCCGTGATCACCGTGCCGGCCTACTTCAACGACAGCCAGCGTCAGGCCACCAAGGACGCCGGACGCATCGCCGGCCTGGAAGTCAAGCGCATCATCAATGAGCCCACGGCGGCGGCCATTTCCTTCGGTCTGGACAAGCAGGAAGGGGACCGCAAGATCGCCGTGTTCGACCTGGGCGGCGGCACCTTCGACATTTCCATCATCGATATCGCCGAGATCGACGGCGAGCACCAGTTCGAGGTGCTATCCACCAACGGCGACACCTTCCTGGGCGGCGAGGACTTCGACCAGCGACTGATCGACTACATCGTCACCGAGTTCAAGAAGGAACAGGGCGTCGATCTCAAGAACGACGTGCTGGCCCTGCAACGCCTCAAGGAAGCCGCCGAGAAGGCCAAGATCGAACTGTCCTCAAACCAGCAGACCGAAATCAACCTGCCCTACATCACGGCCGACGCCACCGGGCCGAAGCACCTGGCGCTGAAGATCACCCGCGCCAAATTCGAGTCTCTGGTGGACGAGCTGATCGAGCGCTGCGTCGCGCCCTGCCGCATGGCCATCAAGGATGCCGGCGTCAAGGTCGAGGACATCGGCGACGTCATCCTGGTGGGCGGCATGACCCGCATGCCCAAGGTTCAGGAGAAGGTCAAGGAACTGTTCGGCAAGGAACCCCGCAAGGACGTGAACCCGGATGAAGCCGTGGCCATCGGTGCCTCCATCCAGGGCGGTGTGCTCCAGGGCGAGGTCAAGGATGTGCTGCTGCTGGACGTGACCCCCCTGTCCCTGGGCATCGAGACCCTGGGCGGCGTGATGACCAAGCTGATCCAGAAGAACACCACCATCCCCACCAAGGCCAACCAGGTCTTTTCCACCGCCGACGACAACCAGAACGCCGTCACCATCCACGTCCTGCAAGGAGAACGCGAGATGGCCGGGGGCAACAAGAGTCTGGGCCAGTTCAACCTGACCGACATCCCACCGGCTCCCCGCGGCATGCCCCAGATCGAGGTGATGTTCGACATCGACGCCAACGGCATCCTGCATGTCTCCGCCAAGGACAAGGGCACCGGCAAGGAAGCCAAGATCACCATCAAGGCCAACTCGGGCCTCTCCGACGAGGAAATCCAGCGCATGGTGCAAGACGCGGAAGCCCATGCCGAGGAAGATCGGAAGACCCATGAACTGGTGGATGCCCGCAACCAGTGTGACGGCCTGATCCACTCCGTGAAGAAGGCCCTGGCCGAGCATGGCGACAAGATTGATGGCGACGAAAAGGCCAAGATCGAAACTGCCATCAAGGAAGCCGAGGAAGCCATCAAGAGCAGTGACAAGGCAGTCATCGACGCCAAGTCCGAGGCCCTGGGCCAGGCCAGCCAGAAACTGGGCGAGAAGATCTATGCCGAAGCCCAGCAGGCTGCGGGTGCTGCGGGCGCCCAGGGCGAAGCCGCCCAGGGTGGTGACGGCGCCAAGGACCAGGGTGACGTGGTGGATGCCGAATTCACCGAGGTGAAGGACAAAAAAGCTTAAAACGGACACTCCGTGCCGTTTTAAGTGGCCGAGTTGAAGTGGGCGCCATGCGCCCCTTGACTCGGCCTTTGCACTCCAACGCGGAATTTAACAGTCATGGCTAAACGCGACTTTTACGAAATCCTCGGCGTCAATCGCGATGCGAGCGATGAAGAAATCAAAAAGGCCTACCGCAAGCTGGCCATGAAGTTCCATCCGGATCGCAATCCGGACAACCCCAAGGCCGAGGAACAATTCAAGGAGGCCAAGGAAGCCTACGAAATCCTGTCCGACGCCCAGAAACGGCAGGCCTACGACCAGTTCGGGCATGCCGGCGTCAATCAGGGAGCCGGTGGCCCGGGCTTCGGCGGTGCGGGGATGGGCGGGTTCGCCGATGCCTTTTCCGACATTTTTGGCGACATTTTCAGCAATTCCCGGGGGGGCGGCCGCTCCAATGTCTACCGAGGCGCGGACCTGCGCTACAACCTGGAAATCACCCTGGACGAGGCGGCCCGGGGCGCCGAAACCCGCATCCGCATTCCCACCATGGTGGAATGCGAGCCCTGTTCGGGCAGTGGCGCCAAGAAAGGCACCGAACCCAAGACCTGCCCCACTTGTGGCGGCCATGGCCAGGTACGGATGCAGCAGGGCTTCTTTTCCATCCAGCAGACCTGTCCCAAGTGCCACGGCACCGGACGCTACATTCCCACCCCCTGCCCTTCCTGCCAGGGCGCGGGCCGGATCAAGCAACACAAGACCCTGTCAGTCAAGGTGCCTGCCGGTATCGACGAGGGCGATCGCATCCGCCTCTCCGGAGAGGGCGAACCGGGGGTCAATGGCGGCCCGCCGGGGGATCTCTATGTCCAGATCCACCTCAAGCCCCATGGGGTCTTTCAGCGTGATCACGACGACCTCCATTGCGAGATGCCCATCAGCTTCACCACCGCCGCCCTGGGTGGAGAGATCGAAATCCCGACATTGGAGGGCGTGGCACGCCTCAAGATTCCCGCCGAGACCCAAAGTGGCAAGGTATTCCGCCTGCGAGGCAAGGGTATCAAGGGAATTCGCTCCGCCAGTCATGGCGACCTGCTGTGCCATGTGGCCCTGGAGACCCCGGTCAGCCTGACCGAGCGGCAAAAGGAACTGCTGCGGGAATTCGAGGCCATCAGCCAGGAGCACGTTGAGCGGCATAACCCGAGAGCCAAGGGCTGGATGGATCGGGTGCGGGACTTTTTCGCCAGCTAAGCAGCCAAGCCAGGAACCGTTCCAGTCCTGACTGGCCCTGGCAAAGACTCAGGCGGACTCTCCTGAGTCGTCGGTCAGGCCGGCAATCCGCTCCAGGGCGGGGATGTCGGCCTGATAGTAGCGCCTGGCCAGTCCCCCTTCCCGTTTGACGAGGGTGCCCTGCCGGGTGAATTCGGCCAGGATACGGCTGGCGGTTTCGATGGAAATGCCCAGCATGGCGCCGATGTCCTCCAGGCTGAAACGGTGGATGCGATCGGTCTTGCCATCCCGCAATTGCAACAGCAGGCGGGCCATGCGCTCCCTGGCCAGGGCGCTGCCGCCTGCCAGTTCCGAGAGCCAGGTCTCCGCTTCCCGCAGGGCCTGGTGGGACATTTCCAGCAGGCGGCGCTGAAGCGACGGGTTCTGCACCACCATGCTGCGAAAATTCTCCAGGGGAATACGGCAGACTGCCACTTCGCCCACCGCCACCGCAGTGTTTTCGAAGGTCGGCGAGAACACGGATTCCATGCCTACCACGTTCCAGCGCTTGACGATCCGCACGATCCGCGGCGCCCCGGTGCTGGAAAACTTGATCAGTTTGACGGTGCCGGTACGGATGCAATAAATCCCGTCCGTCGGTTCCCCTGCCTGGAACAGGGTTCCCCCCGGCGGAACCACGAAATCGTCGATCCAGGTGTGAAAGTCGGCCAGTTGATCCACCGTCACGTCCGAACAAAGCATGACGTCCCGCAGGTCACAGGACTTGCAGTCGCTACGCCCCTTGCGCTGGGGCAAATCGACCTGCTTGATAATCACTCTTTCACGGGGTGCAGCCATCAATCGCTCCCTTTTCAAGCCCTGCGCCAAACCGTGCCCTGGGGTGAATCTTCCAGCACGATACCATCGGCTTTCAACTCGTCACGAATCCGGTCCGCCAAGGCGAAATCTCGCGCCTGCTTGGCCGCTGCCCGGGCCGCGATACGCTGTTCGATCTCGTTGCCGGAGCAGCCATCTCTGGCCGCCGGCGCAGCCTGCAGAAAAGTCGTCGCATTCCGCTGAAGCAGCCCCAGCAGGGCTCCGAGCCCCTTCAACTGGGCCGCGAGCCGGGCATCACCGGATCGATTGACTTCGGCCGCCAGATCGAACAGCACCGCCACCGCCTCGGGGGTGCCGAAATCGTCATCCATTGCTGTGCGGAAGCGCCGGGCGTGGACCTCGTTCCAATCCACCTCGACGGGGCCGGCCTGGCCCTTGAGGGCGGTGTACAGCCGGGTCAGGGCATTGCGGGCGTCGTCCAGATGGCTGTCGGAATAGTTCAGGGGGCTGCGGTAATGGGCGCGCAGGATGAAAAACCGCACCACTTCCGCATCGTAGCGCGTCAGAACATCGCGGATCGTGAAAAAGTTGCCCAGGGACTTGGACATTTTTTCATCATCGACACGGACAAATCCATTGTGCATCCAGTAATTCACGAAGGCATGACCATGTGCGCCCTCGGATTGTGCGATTTCGTTCTCGTGATGGGGAAACTGAAGGTCCTGACCTCCACCATGGATATCAAAGTGATTTCCCAACAGATCGGAACTCATGGCCGAGCATTCGATATGCCAGCCCGGCCGCCCCTCGCCCCAGGGTGACAACCACTTGGCATCGGTCGGTTCCTCGGCCTTGGCGTGCTTCCAGAGCACGAAGTCCAGGGGATCCCGCTTGCCATCCACCACTTCCACTCGTTCCCCGGCCCGCAGATCATCCAGGGACTTCCCCGACAGCCTGCCGTAGCGATCGAAACCCCGCACGTGGTAGCAGACATCCTGATTGTCGGCCTGGTAGGCCAAGCCGTTCTGCTCCAGCATGCCGATCAATTGCAGCATCTGGGGCACGTATTCCGTGGCACGGGGCTCATGGTCCGGGGGCAATACCCCGAGAGCACCGGCATCCTCGTTCATGCAGGCGATGAAACGATCGGTCAGGGCGCGAATGCTTTCCCCGTTTTCGCCGGCCCGGCGGATGATCTTGTCGTCGATATCCGTGATGTTGCGGACGTAGGTCACCTGATAGCCGCTGGCCCGCAACCAGCGAGCCACCATGTCGAACACCACCATCACACGGGCATGGCCCAGGTGGCAGTAGTCATAGACCGTCATACCGCACACATACATGCGAACCTTGCCCGGTTGGATGGGGACAAACTCCTGTTTATCGCGGGCAAGGGTGTTGTAGAGCTTCAGCATGGGCAGAAAATTGGAGATGGGCACGGAACAAAGCCGTATTTCCGCGATCGGCCCAAGGCCGGCTTTGATGGAATGAAGGCCGGCTTCTTGTTAGAATCACTGGCTGATCCCACCCACTCGCAGTACGGCAAAAAGTATAACATGACCCCTCGCTGCTCATTCCTGCCCAATGCCCTCGCAGCCAGCGTTTTAACTCTCGCGCTGCTCAGTTTCGCCGCCCATGCGGACTCCCTGCAGGACGCAGCGAAGCTGCTCAAGCAGAACCAGCATGCCCAGGCCCTGGAACAGGTGGACAAATACTTGGCCGCCAAGCCCAAGGATGCCCAGGGGCGTTTTCTGCGGGGCGTTATTCTCACCGAGCTGGGGCGTACCAGCGATGCCATCGCCATCTTCTCGCGTCTGACGGACGATTACCCGCAACTACCCGAGCCCTACAACAATCTGGCGGTGATCTACGCCCAGCAGAAACAGTACGACAAAGCCAAGCAGGCCCTGGAGACGGCAATCCGCACCCACCCCTCCTACGCCACTGCCCACGAGAACCTGGGCGACATCTATACCCGCATGGCCAGTCAGGCCTACGACAAGGCCCTGCAACTGGATTCATCCAACTCCACGGCCCAGACCAAGCTGGCCATGATCCGCGACCTGATGAATGGTGCCACCGGCAAGACTACCGGTAGGCCGGCCATCGCCAGCGCGCCAGCGCCGGCTGTCGCCCCGGCAATCGTGACCCCGGTGGCACCGCCTACCCCTGTGGCACTGGCGAAACCTGCCGAACCGGCCAGGCCGGTGGAAGCACCGAAGCCAGTCACCGTCACGGTGGCCCAGGCCCCCACGCCTGCCAAGGCGGCCGAAGTCGCTCCGGCTCCGGCCAGCGAAACAACGCCAAAAGCCTCCGGCAACGACGCCAACGCCGACATCGCCCGTACCATCGACAACTGGTCTCGGGCCTGGTCGAAAAAAGACGTCAAGACCTATCTCTCTCTCTATGCCAAGGACTTCGGTACTCCCGGCGGCCTGTCCAGGAAGGCCTGGGAGAAGGAGCGTGATCAACGCATCCGGAAACCCGGTGAGATCGATGTCAGCTTCGAGGGCCTGAAAGTCACTAGCAACGGCCCCGACCAGGCCACCGCCAAGTTCCGCCAGCACTACCGGTCCGCCACTCTCAAGACATCCACCAACAAGGTGCTGGTATTGGTCAAACGTAATGGCAAGTGGCAGATCCAGCAGGAGCGCATAGGCAATTGACGCGCTTTTGCAAAACCCTTCGACGGATTTTCGTCGCACTGCCGCTGGCAGCATCCCTTCCTGCGGGCGCGGCCGTTCCGGCACGCTATACCGATTCGGGTCCGGAGCCACTGCTGGCCCGGGTTTTCGAGTCCATCGAACAGGGTAATTTCGAGCACGCCAGCCAGGATGCGGATTCCCTGACCAAGGCCTATCCCAATTTCCGTCTGGCCCATCTGATCAAGGGAGACCTGCTGCTGGCGCGTACCCGAACCCTCACTCGGTTCGGTGAGGGTGGACGATCCGCCCAGGACAAGGTCGAGGATCTGAGGGAAGAGGCCATTGTCCGGCTCAAGGCCTACAAGACCCGCCCCCAGGCCAACTATGTGCCCCGCTATCTGCTCCAGATGCAGGCAGACCAGAAGTATGCCGTGGTAGTGGATACCCAGAAATCCCGGCTCTACCTGTACCAGAACGAAAATGGCACCCCCCGCTTTGTCGCGGATTACTACGTCACCCAGGGCAAACTGGGCGCCGACAAACTCAAGGAAGGCGACAAGCGCACTCCCATCGGGGTTTACCACGTCACCTCCAGCCTGCCCACCGCCCGACTGGGGGACTTCTACGGCACCGGCGCCTACCCCATCAACTATCCCAATGAATGGGACCGCCGCATGGGGCGCAAGGGCCACGGCATCTGGCTGCACGGCACCCCCTCCAACACCTTTTCCCGACCGCCCAAGGCCTCCGACGGCTGTGTGGTACTGGCCAACCAGGACCTGGATGCCCTGGCCAGGACCCTCCAGGTCGGCCT from the Denitratisoma oestradiolicum genome contains:
- the dnaK gene encoding molecular chaperone DnaK yields the protein MGKIIGIDLGTTNSCVAIMEGGKPKVIENSEGARTTPSIVAYAEDGEILCGASAKRQAVTNAKNTLYAVKRLIGRRFEEKEVQKDIDLMPFSIVKADNGDAWVQVRDKKMAPPQVSAEVLRKMKKTAEDYLGEEVTEAVITVPAYFNDSQRQATKDAGRIAGLEVKRIINEPTAAAISFGLDKQEGDRKIAVFDLGGGTFDISIIDIAEIDGEHQFEVLSTNGDTFLGGEDFDQRLIDYIVTEFKKEQGVDLKNDVLALQRLKEAAEKAKIELSSNQQTEINLPYITADATGPKHLALKITRAKFESLVDELIERCVAPCRMAIKDAGVKVEDIGDVILVGGMTRMPKVQEKVKELFGKEPRKDVNPDEAVAIGASIQGGVLQGEVKDVLLLDVTPLSLGIETLGGVMTKLIQKNTTIPTKANQVFSTADDNQNAVTIHVLQGEREMAGGNKSLGQFNLTDIPPAPRGMPQIEVMFDIDANGILHVSAKDKGTGKEAKITIKANSGLSDEEIQRMVQDAEAHAEEDRKTHELVDARNQCDGLIHSVKKALAEHGDKIDGDEKAKIETAIKEAEEAIKSSDKAVIDAKSEALGQASQKLGEKIYAEAQQAAGAAGAQGEAAQGGDGAKDQGDVVDAEFTEVKDKKA
- the dnaJ gene encoding molecular chaperone DnaJ, which encodes MAKRDFYEILGVNRDASDEEIKKAYRKLAMKFHPDRNPDNPKAEEQFKEAKEAYEILSDAQKRQAYDQFGHAGVNQGAGGPGFGGAGMGGFADAFSDIFGDIFSNSRGGGRSNVYRGADLRYNLEITLDEAARGAETRIRIPTMVECEPCSGSGAKKGTEPKTCPTCGGHGQVRMQQGFFSIQQTCPKCHGTGRYIPTPCPSCQGAGRIKQHKTLSVKVPAGIDEGDRIRLSGEGEPGVNGGPPGDLYVQIHLKPHGVFQRDHDDLHCEMPISFTTAALGGEIEIPTLEGVARLKIPAETQSGKVFRLRGKGIKGIRSASHGDLLCHVALETPVSLTERQKELLREFEAISQEHVERHNPRAKGWMDRVRDFFAS
- a CDS encoding Crp/Fnr family transcriptional regulator, producing MAAPRERVIIKQVDLPQRKGRSDCKSCDLRDVMLCSDVTVDQLADFHTWIDDFVVPPGGTLFQAGEPTDGIYCIRTGTVKLIKFSSTGAPRIVRIVKRWNVVGMESVFSPTFENTAVAVGEVAVCRIPLENFRSMVVQNPSLQRRLLEMSHQALREAETWLSELAGGSALARERMARLLLQLRDGKTDRIHRFSLEDIGAMLGISIETASRILAEFTRQGTLVKREGGLARRYYQADIPALERIAGLTDDSGESA
- the cysS gene encoding cysteine--tRNA ligase, with amino-acid sequence MLKLYNTLARDKQEFVPIQPGKVRMYVCGMTVYDYCHLGHARVMVVFDMVARWLRASGYQVTYVRNITDIDDKIIRRAGENGESIRALTDRFIACMNEDAGALGVLPPDHEPRATEYVPQMLQLIGMLEQNGLAYQADNQDVCYHVRGFDRYGRLSGKSLDDLRAGERVEVVDGKRDPLDFVLWKHAKAEEPTDAKWLSPWGEGRPGWHIECSAMSSDLLGNHFDIHGGGQDLQFPHHENEIAQSEGAHGHAFVNYWMHNGFVRVDDEKMSKSLGNFFTIRDVLTRYDAEVVRFFILRAHYRSPLNYSDSHLDDARNALTRLYTALKGQAGPVEVDWNEVHARRFRTAMDDDFGTPEAVAVLFDLAAEVNRSGDARLAAQLKGLGALLGLLQRNATTFLQAAPAARDGCSGNEIEQRIAARAAAKQARDFALADRIRDELKADGIVLEDSPQGTVWRRA
- a CDS encoding nuclear transport factor 2 family protein, which gives rise to MTPRCSFLPNALAASVLTLALLSFAAHADSLQDAAKLLKQNQHAQALEQVDKYLAAKPKDAQGRFLRGVILTELGRTSDAIAIFSRLTDDYPQLPEPYNNLAVIYAQQKQYDKAKQALETAIRTHPSYATAHENLGDIYTRMASQAYDKALQLDSSNSTAQTKLAMIRDLMNGATGKTTGRPAIASAPAPAVAPAIVTPVAPPTPVALAKPAEPARPVEAPKPVTVTVAQAPTPAKAAEVAPAPASETTPKASGNDANADIARTIDNWSRAWSKKDVKTYLSLYAKDFGTPGGLSRKAWEKERDQRIRKPGEIDVSFEGLKVTSNGPDQATAKFRQHYRSATLKTSTNKVLVLVKRNGKWQIQQERIGN
- a CDS encoding L,D-transpeptidase family protein, whose product is MTRFCKTLRRIFVALPLAASLPAGAAVPARYTDSGPEPLLARVFESIEQGNFEHASQDADSLTKAYPNFRLAHLIKGDLLLARTRTLTRFGEGGRSAQDKVEDLREEAIVRLKAYKTRPQANYVPRYLLQMQADQKYAVVVDTQKSRLYLYQNENGTPRFVADYYVTQGKLGADKLKEGDKRTPIGVYHVTSSLPTARLGDFYGTGAYPINYPNEWDRRMGRKGHGIWLHGTPSNTFSRPPKASDGCVVLANQDLDALARTLQVGLTPVIISNSIEWLSMDDWQAERQSLLSMIDAWRQDWESRNVDRYASHYSKRFAADDQGLPQWLAQKRKVNAGKEWIKVATDNISMFRNPGKEEYVVVTFDQDYRSNNLSNQMKKRQYWIKEDGTWKILYEGAA